The genomic segment TTTCTCATAATCCTCcgaacaaccctgtgaggtaggtattttaatctccattttacagcAGAGAAGACAGGCTCCGTGAAGctgagtaatttgcccaaggtcacatgacaGATAAATATGTGTATCTAGAATCTGCCTGATTTCTGGGCCTGTGCTCTTTTGCTTTGCTGTCCAAAGTTCCAAATCAGACCCTGGACTTCTTTGTGGTCAAAAGACGAGGGGGAAGGAAACAGGCTGGAAAGCCTGAGATGTGAAAGCTTTTCAGCCCTGCCCAAGGTGCTCCAGGCAAGCCCCAGAGAGGACATTCACCAAGGTAAGTCCAGGGTCACTGTGCAGGGGCCTGTCTCCTGGCTCACTGCATCCTACGACCGTAACTCCATCCATGCCTCTCCCCTACTGACCTGGATGGCACTGGACCTGGAGGCTTGGCCTTTTTCGGGGAAGGAGTCTGTATTCCACCCTGGTTTCTCTGACTTCCTGTTGGCTCAGCCTTGCTGGGGCTTGATGCACATGCCGGTGCCCCACGAAGTGGAGCCCTACTCCACCTATAAGGGGGCACTTCCACCTTCCCAGTCGCCAAGGTGAAAAATTTCCAAGCTGTCTGGGATTCCTGACCCGCCCTCATTTCCCACATCTTTCACCAAGCTCATTCTAGTAACTCTGTAGTCCCCTCTGCTCCACCTCCAGCGGGCACCGGCGGAACTAATTCCTCAGCCCCTCACAGGGGCTTCCCGGCTTCCGGTCTCCTCCCACCACGGATTTTGGAAGAGAGGACTGGGGTCTGGCGAGGAAAGGCGGGGTGGAGGGCTTCTTGTGCGGCTGGCCTCCACAATGACCTCTCTTCCTCTTGCTAGTACAAGGTCCGAGATGAACAGGAGCGTGGGGGACCTGGGTGTTGGCGGCTGCAGACCCTGGGACGACCCTGCTCGCTTCATTGTGGTGCCTGCGGCCTATGCCTTGGCGCTGGGCCTGGGGCTGCCAGCCAATGTGGCGGCCCTGGCGGTGTTCGTCCGCAGCGGCAGGCGCCTGGGCCAGGCCCTTCGTCTCTACCTGCTCAACCTGGCCCTGGCCGACGTGCTCTTCACGCTCACGCTGCCGCTGTGGCTCACCTACTACCTGGGCCCGGCCCACTGGCCCTTCCCGGAGGCCGCCTGCCGCGCAGCCGGGGCCGCCTACTATGTGTCCACCTACGCGGCCGTGGCCTTCGCGGCGCTCATCAGCGTGTGCCGCTGCAGCTCCGTGCACCGGCCCGGGCCCAAGGCGGCCGCCCGCCCGGCCCTGCGCCGCCGCGGCCCGGCCCGCGCCGCGTGCGCCGCCGCCTGGCTGGCAGGCCTGGCCTGCGCCGCACCCTCGCTGGCCGCCCCGCACGCGCTGAGCCCCGGGCCGGGCGGCGCCTCTCGCTGCCTGGAGCGCGGCTGGGCACGCGCCGGCCTGGCCTACACCACCGTGGCCTTCTTCACCGCCGCCTTCCTGCTGGTGCTCGCGGCCTACGTGAGCCTGGCGCGGGCGCTCGCCGCGCCCTCGGGCCCGGGCCCAGCCCGCGCCGGTGCGCACCGGCGCGCGGCCAGGACGATGGTGTTGGGGCTCCTGCTGGTCTTCGCCCTCTGCCTGGCGCCCTACCACCTGCTGCTGGCGCCCTGGGTAACGGGGCAGGAGGTCGCCGCGAGCCGCGAAGGCGGCGGATGCCGGGCCACCTCCACGCTCGACGTCCTGCACACCCTCAGCCTGGCGTTGCTGAGTCTCAACAGCTGCCTGGACCCTCTCATCTACTGCTTCTCGGTGCGCCGCTTCCGCCAGGACTGCTGGGCGCTGAGCTGccgtctgggggtgggggcatctGGGGCGCACTCGGCCTCCTTGGCCTCTTCCTAGAAGGGTCCCTGGCCCACTGCCTGCTTCACCCTTGCCACCCTCCCAGCCGAGTCCTGGGTGGTGGAAGCTCTTTGCAAGG from the Bos javanicus breed banteng chromosome 3, ARS-OSU_banteng_1.0, whole genome shotgun sequence genome contains:
- the LOC133244872 gene encoding platelet-activating factor receptor-like, yielding MNRSVGDLGVGGCRPWDDPARFIVVPAAYALALGLGLPANVAALAVFVRSGRRLGQALRLYLLNLALADVLFTLTLPLWLTYYLGPAHWPFPEAACRAAGAAYYVSTYAAVAFAALISVCRCSSVHRPGPKAAARPALRRRGPARAACAAAWLAGLACAAPSLAAPHALSPGPGGASRCLERGWARAGLAYTTVAFFTAAFLLVLAAYVSLARALAAPSGPGPARAGAHRRAARTMVLGLLLVFALCLAPYHLLLAPWVTGQEVAASREGGGCRATSTLDVLHTLSLALLSLNSCLDPLIYCFSVRRFRQDCWALSCRLGVGASGAHSASLASS